From the genome of Candidatus Polarisedimenticolia bacterium, one region includes:
- a CDS encoding tetratricopeptide repeat protein produces MNHRIKRITRVLAAAACLSGAVSWWAAPARAESTTKVSGTIVDDKGEPLEKVDVWFENVTIKEKKVGPVKTNKKGRYIHPHLDVGIEPNWRVVPKLPGYMVLKVSYKLVDSQRNDRGSSESILNSKQEFPSIHPVLVGDSGFNTVDFVMVKEADFQNAMRAAVAKKQGGSSSGAAAPPAGAASPAPAAGAAAPGEAAAPPAAPIKNVSDAIALITAGKNEEAIPILKDYLEKNPNNAPVQFALGKAYISTKQYDEAVPALTKTLAIKPDQGGAHFYLGIAHAQMGRDEEAIKEFQAEIPISPDQDSTYSNLASIYEKQGKLDDALENYKKAAEINPKRPEIHASMAAIYEKKGNQALAEAEYKALADVDPANASVTWYNIGAIAKNNDKNPDAVRAFKKAVELDPKYAQAHRELGYALVQQGDFNGAVEHFKKYIELAPSAPDAGQIKSMVQQLSR; encoded by the coding sequence TGGTGGGCGGCCCCGGCGAGGGCGGAAAGCACCACGAAGGTCAGCGGCACGATTGTGGACGACAAGGGAGAACCCTTGGAAAAAGTCGACGTGTGGTTCGAGAACGTCACCATCAAGGAGAAAAAGGTCGGCCCGGTCAAGACGAACAAGAAGGGAAGATACATCCATCCTCACCTGGACGTGGGGATCGAGCCGAATTGGAGGGTGGTTCCGAAGCTCCCGGGCTACATGGTCTTGAAAGTCTCGTACAAGCTCGTCGACTCGCAGCGCAACGATCGCGGCAGCAGCGAATCGATTCTCAACTCGAAGCAGGAGTTCCCGTCGATCCACCCCGTCCTGGTGGGAGACTCCGGCTTCAACACCGTCGACTTCGTGATGGTGAAGGAAGCGGATTTTCAGAATGCGATGCGCGCGGCGGTGGCCAAGAAGCAAGGGGGCAGCTCGAGCGGCGCGGCCGCCCCTCCGGCGGGCGCGGCGTCGCCGGCGCCGGCCGCCGGAGCCGCCGCTCCCGGCGAAGCCGCCGCTCCCCCGGCGGCTCCCATCAAGAACGTGAGCGATGCGATCGCCCTGATCACCGCCGGCAAGAACGAGGAGGCCATTCCCATCCTCAAGGACTACCTCGAGAAGAATCCGAACAACGCGCCGGTCCAATTCGCGCTGGGCAAGGCCTACATCTCCACGAAACAGTACGACGAAGCGGTGCCGGCCCTCACGAAGACGTTGGCCATCAAGCCGGACCAGGGGGGCGCTCACTTCTACCTCGGCATCGCGCACGCGCAGATGGGACGGGACGAGGAGGCGATCAAGGAGTTCCAGGCGGAGATCCCGATCAGCCCGGATCAGGATTCGACCTACTCCAACCTGGCCTCGATCTACGAGAAGCAGGGGAAGCTGGACGACGCCCTGGAGAACTACAAGAAGGCGGCGGAGATCAACCCCAAGCGGCCGGAGATTCACGCCAGCATGGCGGCCATCTATGAAAAGAAGGGGAATCAGGCGCTGGCGGAGGCGGAGTACAAGGCGCTGGCCGATGTCGATCCGGCGAACGCCTCGGTCACCTGGTACAACATCGGCGCGATTGCCAAGAACAACGACAAGAATCCCGACGCCGTCCGGGCGTTCAAGAAGGCGGTGGAGCTCGATCCGAAATACGCCCAGGCGCATCGAGAGCTGGGCTACGCGCTGGTCCAGCAGGGAGATTTCAACGGAGCGGTGGAGCACTTCAAGAAATATATCGAGCTGGCGCCGAGCGCTCCGGACGCGGGACAGATCAAGTCCATGGTTCAACAGCTGTCGCGCTGA
- a CDS encoding SIS domain-containing protein: MSFADRCRRDVQAHLDVVSEFFDAHAADVQRAAELLARALAGGGKILLFGNGGSAADAQHLSAELVNRMTRDRRALSALALTTDSSILTSVANDSAYDQIFARQIEALARPGDAVVAISTSGKSPSILEGLRRTRALGLPAVGLLGNDGGGAAALCEHPVIVRHGVTARIQEVHILIGHLICEEVEALLVPNIPGGKPI, translated from the coding sequence TTGAGCTTCGCCGATCGCTGCCGTCGCGACGTCCAGGCGCACCTCGACGTGGTGAGTGAGTTTTTCGACGCGCACGCGGCCGATGTTCAGCGGGCCGCGGAGCTCCTGGCGCGCGCCCTGGCGGGCGGCGGCAAGATTCTCCTGTTCGGAAACGGGGGGAGCGCGGCCGACGCGCAGCATCTTTCGGCCGAGCTCGTGAACCGCATGACCCGGGACCGGCGCGCGCTCTCGGCGCTCGCCCTGACCACCGATTCCTCGATCCTCACGAGCGTCGCGAACGACTCGGCGTACGATCAGATCTTCGCCAGGCAGATCGAGGCGCTGGCCCGGCCCGGAGACGCCGTCGTGGCCATCTCGACCTCGGGAAAGTCCCCGAGCATTCTGGAAGGGCTGCGCCGCACCCGCGCGCTGGGCCTGCCGGCAGTCGGCCTTCTGGGAAACGACGGCGGCGGGGCCGCGGCGCTGTGCGAGCACCCCGTCATCGTGAGGCATGGGGTGACGGCCAGGATTCAGGAGGTTCACATCCTGATCGGCCACCTGATCTGCGAGGAAGTGGAAGCGCTGCTCGTTCCGAACATTCCGGGCGGGAAGCCGATCTGA
- the pgeF gene encoding peptidoglycan editing factor PgeF, with translation MHSASPLRLHPSGLYLHCPAFPSAGGWNCGFTTRRAAGSLDAVLPILGWSALPTYRLAQVHGHRIVAVDPALDDAGSRREGDGLATRARGIVMAVAAADCVPIVLFDPVREAGAVLHAGWRGTVAGIVREAVGTFRDRWGSGGRDLMALVGPSIGGCCYEVGNDVLQAFRSAGIPEEVVVARREGSSRLDLPAANRWLLLQSGLLPERVLLGGLCTFCRDDLFPSFRREGPGAGRLLGFVGSSLP, from the coding sequence TTGCACTCTGCGTCACCCTTACGTCTTCATCCTTCCGGACTCTACCTGCACTGCCCCGCTTTTCCGTCCGCCGGGGGCTGGAATTGCGGTTTCACGACTCGGCGCGCCGCCGGAAGTCTCGACGCGGTTCTGCCGATCCTCGGATGGAGCGCTCTTCCGACCTATCGGCTGGCGCAGGTCCACGGCCACCGGATCGTGGCGGTCGACCCGGCCCTCGACGACGCCGGTTCCCGCCGGGAAGGAGACGGGCTCGCCACGCGGGCGCGCGGGATCGTGATGGCGGTCGCGGCGGCGGACTGCGTTCCCATCGTCCTGTTCGACCCGGTGCGGGAGGCCGGCGCCGTGTTGCACGCGGGATGGCGGGGAACCGTCGCGGGGATCGTCCGGGAGGCCGTCGGGACGTTCCGCGATCGATGGGGCTCCGGCGGCCGGGATCTGATGGCGCTGGTCGGCCCGTCGATCGGAGGTTGCTGTTACGAAGTGGGGAACGACGTGCTGCAGGCGTTTCGCAGCGCGGGGATTCCGGAAGAGGTCGTCGTCGCGCGCCGGGAGGGCTCCTCGCGCCTGGACCTGCCCGCCGCCAACCGCTGGCTGCTCCTGCAGTCGGGCCTTCTTCCCGAGAGAGTGCTCCTCGGCGGTCTGTGCACCTTCTGCCGGGACGACCTCTTCCCCTCGTTTCGCCGCGAGGGCCCCGGGGCCGGCCGCCTTCTGGGGTTCGTCGGCTCCTCCCTGCCTTGA
- the yajC gene encoding preprotein translocase subunit YajC: MVPPAVVAIGAPPAPGQPSPNLFVQMLPLLAICAIFYIFVIHPTKKKQRALQSMIESLKPGDRVITSSGMHGTVVALSDDIVQLRIAENVKVDFSKSAIVGKKE; this comes from the coding sequence TTGGTTCCTCCGGCAGTGGTGGCAATCGGCGCGCCGCCCGCGCCTGGACAGCCCTCTCCGAACCTTTTCGTGCAGATGCTGCCCTTGCTGGCCATCTGCGCGATTTTTTACATCTTCGTGATCCACCCGACCAAGAAGAAGCAGCGGGCGCTGCAGAGCATGATCGAAAGCCTGAAGCCCGGGGATCGCGTGATCACGAGCTCCGGGATGCACGGAACGGTCGTGGCGCTTTCGGACGACATCGTGCAGCTCCGCATCGCCGAGAACGTGAAGGTCGACTTCTCCAAGAGCGCCATCGTCGGGAAGAAGGAGTGA
- the secD gene encoding protein translocase subunit SecD, translating to MPLKWRWVLIAFVTLLSVYLCYPLQQKIKLGLDLKGGIHLVMQVKTDDAIKASLDLDMETLRAELAKRGVTPERIEHSGVDRMIVSGVDPAKGSELRELVSAQFSAYDLSAKGGGAFELRLKPAQARAIRETSVRQALETIRNRIDKFGVSEPVVQQIGFAGGGGEQILVQLPGIQNTERVKELIGSPAYLEWKLVSIPPGYRPEDFQRVCPAPQERILSLFNGSLPGDTELYPSEHQQAGETLYWPCKKASPITGKDLKDARRGSGRIGEAVVDFRLTPDAGQRFEDLTRANEGQLLAILLDKKVISAPRINAVIRDSGVIEGSFDVDSAEDLAIKLRSGALPAGMELLEERTVGPSLGADSIRQGIVASLLGAVLVVIFMLVYYRFSGVNANLALALNILLLLGAMAYFRATLTLPGIAGIALTIGMAVDANVLIFERIREELRLGRTVKSAISGGFGKAFSSIVDSNLTTLIAALFLFAYGSGPVRGFAVTLCIGILANLFTAIFVSRAIFDWFLGTKGRVEQLSI from the coding sequence ATGCCGCTGAAATGGCGCTGGGTCCTGATCGCCTTCGTCACCCTCCTGAGCGTTTACCTCTGCTATCCCCTGCAACAAAAGATCAAGCTGGGATTGGATCTCAAGGGCGGAATCCATCTGGTCATGCAGGTCAAGACCGACGACGCCATCAAGGCGTCCCTCGACCTGGACATGGAGACGCTGCGCGCCGAGCTGGCCAAGCGCGGAGTGACTCCGGAGCGGATCGAGCATTCCGGCGTGGACCGGATGATCGTGAGCGGCGTCGATCCGGCGAAAGGGTCGGAGCTTCGCGAACTGGTCTCCGCGCAATTCTCGGCCTACGATCTTTCCGCCAAGGGCGGGGGCGCGTTCGAGCTTCGTCTCAAACCCGCCCAGGCGCGCGCCATTCGTGAGACCTCGGTTCGCCAGGCGCTGGAGACGATCCGCAATCGCATCGATAAGTTCGGAGTCTCCGAGCCCGTCGTGCAGCAGATCGGTTTCGCCGGCGGGGGCGGGGAGCAGATCCTGGTCCAGCTTCCCGGAATCCAGAACACGGAACGGGTGAAGGAGTTGATCGGCTCGCCCGCCTACCTGGAGTGGAAGCTGGTCAGCATCCCGCCCGGATACCGTCCCGAGGACTTCCAACGAGTCTGTCCGGCACCCCAGGAACGCATCCTGTCCCTGTTCAACGGGTCGCTTCCGGGAGACACGGAACTCTATCCTTCCGAGCACCAGCAAGCGGGCGAAACGCTGTACTGGCCTTGTAAGAAGGCCTCCCCGATCACCGGGAAGGACCTGAAGGACGCGCGCCGTGGATCGGGGCGCATCGGGGAGGCCGTCGTGGACTTCCGGCTGACGCCGGATGCTGGACAGCGTTTCGAGGACCTGACGCGCGCCAACGAAGGGCAGCTGCTGGCGATTCTCCTGGACAAGAAGGTCATCTCGGCGCCTCGGATCAACGCCGTGATCCGCGACAGCGGCGTGATCGAAGGGAGCTTCGACGTCGACTCGGCGGAAGATCTGGCGATCAAACTGCGCTCCGGCGCCCTGCCCGCCGGAATGGAGCTTCTGGAAGAGCGCACCGTCGGCCCTTCCCTCGGCGCGGATTCGATCCGGCAGGGAATCGTGGCGTCCTTGCTGGGGGCGGTTCTGGTCGTCATCTTCATGCTCGTCTATTACCGGTTTTCCGGCGTCAACGCGAACCTGGCGCTCGCCCTGAACATCCTTCTTCTGCTCGGGGCGATGGCCTACTTCCGCGCCACCCTGACGCTCCCGGGAATCGCCGGAATCGCCCTGACGATCGGCATGGCGGTGGACGCGAACGTCTTGATATTCGAGAGGATCCGCGAGGAGCTGCGGCTCGGTCGGACGGTGAAGTCGGCGATTTCGGGCGGATTCGGCAAGGCCTTCAGCAGCATCGTCGACTCGAACCTTACGACCCTCATCGCGGCGCTTTTCCTTTTCGCCTACGGCTCCGGGCCCGTGCGCGGGTTCGCGGTGACCCTGTGCATCGGCATCCTGGCCAACCTCTTCACTGCCATCTTCGTCTCCCGGGCCATTTTCGATTGGTTCCTGGGGACGAAGGGGCGCGTGGAGCAACTGAGCATATGA
- the secF gene encoding protein translocase subunit SecF → MKQLQLLTGANFDVMGRKFFFIGVSVVAMAISLFFLMSRGLNYGIDFRGGTEVRVKFLGEPAVEQIRKTLESLGIGDVNIQRIGKAEERELLIRIGQKSGAKTEGGLVGAGDISARILAALRPAKDQRLVAEGKFNLNEASAGALETWLVSRVEEGRKSGKISGSAALDPRAAAEAIVAARDSRGGIFSSMADLRGLPGVTADLQSIIQEGAFLGEMAPRSFEFVGPSAGRDLIQKATWAVVGSNLGILIYVWVRFRFIWGVAGVLALVHDVVIAMGALAFTQKEFSLTVVAALLTIVGYSINDTVVVFDRIRENLRIHRTKDYELVVNASINQTFSRTILTQFTVMLCTTALYLFGGDRLDALSFTLLVGFLSGAYSSIFVASPILVLHQRWWQSRKRKRA, encoded by the coding sequence GTGAAGCAGCTGCAGCTCCTGACCGGCGCGAACTTCGACGTGATGGGCAGAAAATTCTTCTTCATCGGCGTGTCGGTCGTCGCCATGGCGATCAGTCTCTTTTTCCTGATGTCGCGCGGCTTAAATTATGGGATCGACTTCCGCGGCGGCACCGAAGTCCGGGTCAAGTTCTTGGGCGAGCCCGCCGTGGAACAGATCCGCAAGACTCTCGAGTCCCTCGGGATCGGCGACGTGAACATCCAGAGGATCGGCAAGGCGGAAGAGCGGGAGCTGTTGATCCGCATCGGACAGAAGAGCGGCGCCAAGACGGAAGGGGGTCTCGTGGGCGCCGGGGACATCTCGGCCCGGATCCTCGCGGCTCTGCGGCCCGCCAAGGACCAGCGGCTCGTTGCCGAGGGCAAGTTCAACCTGAACGAAGCAAGCGCCGGGGCACTCGAGACGTGGCTCGTCTCGCGGGTGGAGGAGGGGCGCAAATCGGGCAAAATTTCCGGCTCGGCCGCTCTCGACCCACGGGCTGCGGCGGAGGCGATCGTGGCCGCCCGGGACTCCCGGGGAGGGATCTTCTCGTCGATGGCGGATCTCCGCGGGCTTCCGGGAGTGACCGCAGACTTGCAGTCGATCATTCAGGAAGGGGCCTTTCTCGGGGAGATGGCCCCGCGCAGCTTCGAATTCGTCGGGCCGAGCGCGGGAAGGGACCTGATCCAGAAGGCGACCTGGGCGGTCGTGGGATCCAACCTCGGAATCCTGATCTACGTCTGGGTCCGGTTCAGGTTCATCTGGGGAGTGGCCGGCGTCCTGGCCCTGGTGCACGACGTGGTGATCGCCATGGGCGCTCTGGCTTTCACGCAGAAGGAGTTCAGCCTCACCGTCGTTGCGGCCCTGCTCACCATCGTCGGTTATTCGATCAACGACACGGTGGTGGTCTTCGACCGGATCCGCGAAAACCTGCGGATCCACCGGACCAAGGACTACGAGCTCGTGGTGAACGCCTCGATCAACCAGACCTTCAGCCGGACCATCCTGACGCAGTTCACGGTCATGCTGTGCACCACCGCCCTCTATCTCTTCGGCGGCGATCGCCTCGACGCCCTTTCCTTCACGCTGCTCGTGGGCTTCCTTTCCGGGGCCTATTCCTCCATCTTCGTCGCCAGCCCCATCCTCGTCCTTCACCAGCGCTGGTGGCAGTCGCGCAAGCGGAAGCGCGCCTGA
- a CDS encoding bifunctional (p)ppGpp synthetase/guanosine-3',5'-bis(diphosphate) 3'-pyrophosphohydrolase: MIRFEDIQEKVQEYMPGADMEFLRRAYVFSAMEHRGQVRSSGEPYLTHPLEVAHILAELRLDLTCVVAGLLHDVIEDTLTTREVLEEYFGKDIAHLVEGLSKISRISFTSREEAQAENFRKMMLAMVDDIRVILVKLADRLHNMRTLEHLSPRQQERIALETMEIYAPIANRLGMGKIKTELEDLAIRYLDPQGYASLMGALEEKRKVSKTFINEIQKTLEAKLAEQGIPCEITGRVKHFYSIYKKLRVQGIDVSQVYDYVAFRIITPSVKDCYAALGTIHSIWRPVPGRIKDFIAMPKPNMYQSLHTSVITEKGQPFEVQIRTPEMHAIAEEGIAAHWKYKEGKAPRGEVDTNIQWLRQIMEWQQELRDPREFLKMVKVDLYPEEVYAFTPQGQVKSFPRGATPVDFAYSVHTEVGHQCVGARVNGKLVPLKTPLQNGDIVEILTTPTHRPSQDWLNFVKTSRARSKIRQWLNVDRRNSSIELGRTLLERELKRYRLSMKGLLGNGKLAEALHSLGCATLDDFLAAAGYGKLSPRQLVTKLVPESELKEQPESRIARVMKKALGLSGAPVRVHGLDNVMVYLAKCCEPIRGEPIVGYITRGKGVSVHAERCPNVERLLYDPERRIEVAWASEETRFQVKLNIFSEDRQGVLARVTSAIADEKSNIMNVSAQTFEDRKGQITLILDIADLGHLERILQRLRGIAGVHSVERHTG, encoded by the coding sequence TTGATCCGTTTCGAGGACATCCAGGAGAAAGTCCAGGAGTACATGCCCGGCGCGGACATGGAGTTCCTGCGCCGCGCCTACGTCTTCTCCGCCATGGAGCACCGAGGGCAGGTCCGCTCCTCCGGAGAGCCCTACCTCACCCACCCTCTGGAAGTGGCCCACATTCTCGCCGAGCTCCGTCTCGACCTGACTTGCGTGGTGGCCGGATTGCTGCACGACGTCATCGAGGACACGCTGACGACGCGGGAGGTCCTGGAGGAGTATTTCGGGAAGGACATCGCCCATCTGGTGGAGGGGTTGAGCAAAATCAGCCGGATCTCGTTCACCTCCCGGGAAGAGGCCCAGGCGGAGAACTTCCGGAAGATGATGCTCGCCATGGTGGACGACATCCGGGTCATCCTCGTGAAGCTCGCGGATCGGCTCCACAACATGAGGACGCTCGAGCATCTCTCGCCCCGCCAGCAGGAGCGCATCGCCCTGGAGACGATGGAAATCTACGCGCCGATCGCCAACCGTCTCGGCATGGGAAAAATCAAGACGGAGCTCGAGGATCTGGCGATCCGATACCTGGATCCCCAGGGGTACGCCTCGTTGATGGGGGCTCTCGAGGAGAAGCGCAAAGTCAGCAAGACCTTCATCAACGAGATCCAGAAGACGCTCGAGGCCAAGCTCGCGGAGCAGGGAATCCCGTGCGAGATTACCGGCCGCGTCAAGCACTTCTACAGCATCTACAAGAAGCTGCGGGTCCAGGGGATCGACGTGAGCCAGGTCTACGACTACGTCGCCTTCCGGATCATCACGCCGTCGGTGAAGGACTGCTACGCCGCGCTCGGGACGATTCATTCGATCTGGAGGCCCGTCCCGGGCCGGATCAAGGACTTCATCGCCATGCCCAAGCCGAACATGTACCAGTCGCTCCACACCTCCGTGATCACCGAGAAGGGCCAGCCGTTCGAGGTGCAGATCCGCACCCCCGAGATGCACGCCATCGCCGAGGAGGGGATCGCCGCGCACTGGAAATACAAGGAGGGCAAGGCGCCGCGCGGCGAGGTCGACACGAACATCCAGTGGCTGCGGCAGATCATGGAATGGCAGCAGGAGCTCCGCGATCCGCGCGAGTTTCTCAAGATGGTGAAAGTGGACCTCTACCCGGAAGAGGTCTATGCCTTCACGCCGCAGGGACAGGTCAAGAGCTTCCCGCGCGGGGCCACTCCGGTGGATTTCGCCTACTCCGTCCACACCGAGGTCGGACACCAATGCGTCGGGGCGCGGGTGAACGGCAAGCTGGTTCCCCTGAAGACGCCTCTCCAGAACGGCGACATCGTCGAGATCCTGACGACCCCGACCCACCGCCCGAGCCAGGATTGGCTGAATTTCGTCAAGACCTCCCGCGCCCGCAGCAAGATCCGCCAGTGGCTGAACGTGGATCGCCGGAACAGCAGCATCGAGCTCGGCAGGACGCTTCTGGAGAGGGAGCTGAAGCGCTACCGTCTGTCCATGAAGGGCCTCCTCGGCAACGGCAAGCTCGCCGAGGCGTTGCACTCCCTCGGCTGCGCCACCCTCGACGATTTCCTGGCCGCCGCGGGCTACGGGAAGCTGTCGCCGCGGCAGCTGGTGACCAAGCTCGTGCCCGAGTCGGAGCTCAAGGAGCAGCCGGAGTCCCGGATCGCCCGGGTGATGAAGAAGGCTCTGGGCCTGTCCGGAGCGCCGGTGCGGGTCCACGGGCTGGATAACGTCATGGTCTATCTGGCCAAGTGCTGCGAGCCGATCCGCGGGGAGCCGATCGTCGGGTACATCACGCGGGGCAAGGGGGTCTCGGTGCACGCGGAGCGCTGTCCGAACGTCGAGCGCCTCCTCTACGATCCCGAGCGGAGAATCGAGGTCGCCTGGGCCTCGGAGGAGACGCGCTTCCAGGTGAAGCTCAACATCTTCTCGGAGGATCGACAGGGAGTCCTGGCCCGCGTGACTTCAGCCATCGCCGACGAGAAATCCAACATTATGAACGTCAGCGCCCAGACCTTCGAGGATCGCAAGGGGCAGATCACCCTGATCCTGGACATCGCCGATCTCGGTCATCTGGAGCGGATCCTCCAGCGTCTCCGGGGAATCGCCGGCGTCCATAGCGTGGAACGTCACACCGGATAG
- a CDS encoding RidA family protein encodes MPTKKAVRTERAPAAIGPYSQGMAAAGFLFVSGQVPLDPSRGEMVSGEIEEQVERVLENLKAILESGGAALGSVVKTTVYLADLGDFARMNEVYARFFGADPPARSTVEVSGLPRGARVEIDAIALLD; translated from the coding sequence ATGCCCACGAAAAAAGCGGTGAGAACGGAACGGGCCCCGGCCGCCATCGGCCCGTACTCCCAGGGAATGGCCGCCGCAGGGTTCCTCTTCGTTTCGGGCCAGGTGCCCCTGGATCCGAGCCGGGGGGAGATGGTGTCCGGGGAGATCGAAGAGCAAGTCGAGAGAGTGCTGGAGAACCTGAAGGCGATTCTGGAGTCCGGAGGAGCGGCGCTGGGGTCGGTCGTCAAGACGACGGTTTACCTGGCCGATCTCGGCGATTTTGCGCGGATGAACGAGGTCTACGCGCGATTCTTCGGCGCCGACCCTCCGGCGCGCTCGACCGTGGAGGTTTCGGGTCTTCCCCGGGGCGCCCGGGTCGAGATCGACGCCATCGCGCTGCTTGATTGA
- the rpmB gene encoding 50S ribosomal protein L28, translated as MARACAICGKTPRFGNQVSHAHNISQRIWYPNLQRVRVAMKGARKRLRVCTRCIRSGAVAKSIS; from the coding sequence ATGGCGCGGGCCTGTGCAATCTGTGGCAAGACGCCCCGATTCGGGAATCAGGTCAGTCACGCCCACAACATCTCCCAGCGAATCTGGTATCCCAACCTCCAGAGAGTCCGCGTCGCCATGAAAGGCGCGCGCAAGCGGCTGCGGGTCTGCACGCGCTGCATCCGCTCCGGTGCCGTGGCCAAATCGATCTCCTGA
- the pilM gene encoding type IV pilus assembly protein PilM encodes MFFSRSKNLVGLDIGSSSIKLIELKDLGKGKGFHLLNASVEPLSPEAIVDGAIMDSGLVVDAIQRSFASRNIKASDCAIALSGHSVIIKRISLPVMSEEELAESIQWEAEQYIPFDVEDVNIAYQILKGTNLAGDGNMDVLLVAAKKDKINDYTAVVGQAGKNAALVDVDVFALQNAYELNYEVDSGQTCALANLGATVTNVAVLKGSSSIFWRDISIGGSHYNDAIRKELNLSFEQSEKLKRGEDVEGVPTENVTPILSSVNDYVGAELQKTLDFFKNTTPGESIDKIYVSGGSSRVPNLLESLGERFGIPVERLDPFRHVTLGKDIPSEVAEELSSSAAVAVGLASRKVGDR; translated from the coding sequence GTGTTCTTCTCAAGGAGCAAGAACCTGGTGGGCCTGGACATCGGCTCGAGCAGCATCAAGCTCATCGAGCTCAAGGATCTGGGAAAGGGCAAGGGCTTCCACCTCCTCAACGCGTCGGTCGAGCCTCTTTCTCCGGAAGCCATCGTGGACGGCGCCATCATGGACTCGGGTCTCGTGGTCGACGCGATCCAGCGCAGCTTCGCCTCGCGGAACATCAAGGCCTCCGATTGCGCCATCGCCCTGTCGGGACACTCGGTCATCATCAAGCGGATCTCGCTGCCCGTGATGTCGGAGGAGGAGCTCGCCGAATCGATCCAGTGGGAGGCCGAGCAGTACATCCCCTTCGACGTCGAGGACGTGAACATCGCTTACCAGATCCTCAAGGGGACGAACCTGGCCGGCGACGGGAACATGGACGTGCTCCTGGTCGCGGCGAAGAAGGACAAGATCAACGACTACACGGCGGTCGTGGGCCAGGCGGGGAAGAACGCCGCCCTGGTGGACGTCGACGTGTTCGCCCTGCAGAACGCCTACGAATTGAACTACGAGGTCGACTCGGGACAGACGTGCGCTCTGGCGAACCTCGGCGCCACCGTGACGAACGTCGCCGTGCTGAAGGGCAGCTCCTCGATCTTCTGGCGCGACATCTCTATCGGCGGAAGTCACTACAACGACGCCATCCGCAAGGAGCTGAACCTCAGCTTCGAGCAATCCGAGAAGCTCAAGCGGGGTGAGGACGTCGAAGGCGTCCCGACCGAGAACGTGACGCCCATCCTCTCCAGCGTCAACGACTACGTCGGCGCGGAGTTGCAGAAGACCCTGGACTTCTTCAAGAACACGACTCCCGGGGAGAGCATCGACAAGATCTACGTGTCGGGCGGCAGCAGCCGCGTCCCGAACCTCCTGGAGTCGCTCGGTGAAAGGTTCGGGATTCCCGTGGAGAGGCTGGACCCCTTCCGCCACGTGACGCTGGGGAAGGACATCCCCTCCGAGGTGGCGGAAGAGCTTTCCTCCAGCGCGGCGGTCGCCGTGGGTCTGGCGAGCAGAAAGGTGGGAGACCGATGA